agatctcttacttcagtaaaagtactaataccacactgtagaaTTATCcaactacaagtaaaagacctgcattcaaaaactcacttaagtaaaagtacaaaagtatcagcatccaaaattacttaaagtatcaaaagtaaaattactttttatgctgaatggacccactcggattgttttatatattctaaatgcaTTATTATAGTTAAGCAAAAAAGGCTAATCACATGAATTTATACATGTTTTTGCTAAGTCTTTAACTCAAAAGTACATAAAGCTGTccgctaaatgtagtggagtaaaaagtacaacatccATCCAAAATGTCGTGGAGTAgcagtataaagttacataaaatggaaatatttaagTCAAGTACACATTCcacaaaattatacttaagaacagtacttgagtaaatgtactagtTACATTCCGCCActgcttctactccactacatttaaaaggcaaatattttacttttttctccagttagctgccagctttagttggTTGAGATTAAACATGTTCAAAAGAAGatacattttgaaatgattatataaaattaaaactcaTAACAGGATATTAAGTAGTTAGAATAAGCCCCGCTTTGACAGCAGCTGtgtacataaatgtaccaataataaaaatcaaataatatatttggaatatagaaaacaatctcagtgggtccattctggaagtaaaggatctgaatatttcttcccgTGCTGCTGTTAAAGGATgtgttcattattttttcacacGTTGGGCCTTCTCTGCAGTTTTATTTGCCTTGTAGAAAGCATGGTTTGCAGccattttttattgttctgacacacagacatgtgTGGCCGTCATGCTCCAACGCAGATGGATCGTTTGTATCTGAATGGCAAAACATTTGACTGATCAAAGAAACCACAGCAGGGTTCTCAGCTTGCATGGTTATTAAACATGATGATATCCATCAAAACTGCAGCTTGTTCTGCTTCTATATTTGCCCTGCCTaatctattatattattatttgtgtgtattaatgatAGGCTTCATGGAGCaacattgttttacttttttttatattttctctaaATTTTCTGTTTATCCCTCGATATAAAGGGCAGGTGTTGCATATACTTTGGCTCATGCCTATCTCATGGTTTCCCCTCCCAAAAAAGGatgaaagaagaataaaaaaaatcagcagtagtGAAATTGatgtactgttaaaaaaaaaaacacatacatacatataataatctaaatatcattatttaataataatattaataatattcttattttttgtgtgtgtttctcgaAGTTAAAACTTGTTTGTGGAGTCTAGGAGAACGAGGGACAAGTAGGatcattttgagtccttttcaaATTCCACAATTCTCTCCATCTGTTTATTGAACGACCAAGATTGACTGGTTTTTTTTGCCCATGCGTCTGCtcaattattttctgtattacaacataaccacaaaatataacgtaaaaaataaaaagttctcTATTGAAAAATCTCCTCTTGCTTCCTTTTAACTGGCTAAAGTTCGTCTAACTGTCAAACTTTTTCCCCTCACGGACTGTGTGCCGTCTGATTCTATGGGAGGAAGACCAgtaacagacatacagacatTTTTAGATATTCATTCTTATCTTCTCACTGGGGGGTTTGCTCACTTATGTAGGACATatggaatattaaatcaattttaCATTGAGAGTGTCTTATAACCAGTTATAACTCCTTGCAGTAAGTCTAAGGAGCATATTTCtgaacacatttaaaagttGTCTCTTCCTTGGTTTCTGTTTGGACCATCAAACAGCCCAAATTTAATTTCctgttttaaaaagcaacagAGAAATCTCATCTctaatgctctctctctctggatattattaaagacaaaattaatGGATCATTTCCGCCCCGGTGACAGTTGCAAAGTTGCAAAACCGGCCCTGAAGGAAGCTCCAAAAGCGAGTGGCTACAATCTGGGCTCACATGCTGCTCTGCTGTGTTTCAGCTGTGCTGTCGGTTTGTGGAGGAAAGCGCTCATGTTGTGTTCGTCTCCTTCAGGTCCACTCACGTCCCCGTCGGAGAGGATCAGGTCCAGCATTTAGAGCTGGCTCAGCATCTCGCTCGCATCTTCAACAACCACTACGGAGAGCTGTTCCCTGAACCCGGCGCCCTGCTcagtaagaacacacacacatacacacattagcTTTTAGTCAGATAAGGGCTTTTAGAGGCCAGCTACTGATAATGAAACAGATCTGTGCTGCATGTGCAAAATGTATTCGGCTGTTTTCATCAGTTCACTTCTTTTACTAGAGTGGAAAAACCGCTTAAACAGCATCACGGTGAATCTGTAAACTCCTTTTGACGGCAAcacaagtttatttataaaattCAGTTCAGCAACAAGATGATTCAATAAAAGCATTCAGAGAAAAAGCAACACATTatagaaacacatttaaatccacttaaaaatcattaaagaagaaaggaaattttaaattaacataaacaagttgaaatagaataaaacagccgtaataaaagttacagtgcagAATAAGAACGGCAAAAGTCTTCAGTCTTGTTATAAGAGTTTGTTCCGGGTAAATGTTATGGAgcataaaacttaaataaatacattctctTTATATTAGCAGCTCCTTAAATGAGATATCACTGCTTTTACACTGTAAATAGAATGTATACCGAGTAATTATTGAGTAATTTAATCCTTCACAGCAACAAAAGCTATTTGCATTAAGCTGTAAGATGTACATTTGTAAATCGTTATGGGGTTTTCTTAATAAATCAGACttttttggctttatttgtTAGTGGTAGAGatagagagtgaaagggggcgACAGAGGAGAAGACCAGGTTCTCTTTCTCAATTAAAATGACTttcatcatacattttttaattattatttttgtcttctaCTGAGTTCTTAAAACTTGATTTTTCTGCCATTGCAGTcagaatatttccaaaaatataaGTCAGTGAGTATTTGAATCTAGACATAAGAAAGAGTTGATTTAAGACCAGGAAAAACTTGGAAAGAGCTGATTTGACGTGGAAACAAATCTATGTATCTacaaaccctgattccaaaataaacttgggacgctgtgtaaaacaaaataaaaattgtatgcgtgaaagataagataagataaaattgAAGTTATTATTATGCCAGGTTTTGAtgattcagaattcagagtgtatatttagaCGAACCAAAAGTGTATCAGTATGTCAAAAAAGGTTTTACTTAACTAGTGTCAGGGACTGACACTAGTTATTTCTGTAATCAAacctttgtttttgttgctggAAACATCTGGATGATGATGTAACGTCATTAACTGTTGTCCAGCAGATAACTGGAGCGAGAAAAATCCAGCGACGAGCAAAGCAGCAATTGTCATTAGTGCTGGAAATGAGTATATTTATTGCAGTTCTGCTTTATCTTTGCAATCTGATTTCCTTTTTGGGAGGCGATGTTGATAGAAAGATGAGAGGAATTACGGGCGAGAAATGGGGAATAGCAGCAAAGCCTCTGAGCCGGGTTTGGACTGAGGACGTGGTGGTTTAGGGTTGGCATCTTAAAGGTGGTCTGTGATACTGGAGAAAGATAGACGGTGTTTGAAATCAGCACCCAAACAAATACACCCTTACTGTCAGTGCTCCTATAGAACTTTTGTGGCAGATTTAGCATTGTGTTCACTCCCACTGTCTCTCCCTTTATACACCCAGGAGCAAGAACAGAccagtgttgttgtttgtttcctgtttacAGTCAGGGTGGTGTATGAATGTGATTTTTCTGTATAGATTTTCTTCAGCACGCATTAGGGCAGCATGatttagaatataaaaagtTTAATTGCGATTGTATTGAACAATATTGCAATTACAATATGATTAACATTATCTTTCtcattttcaaagaaaaatatatttaaattattgtttgatttttttgggggggatggGTTTTTTCACTTCTGTAGTATAAAACAATTTGTATGTCTGGAcgtctctgcagcaccacaatacttcattcagaatgttattttaatgcatatttCCCTTTAACAAATCTTGCACCTCCTGTGATTTGGAATTTGCATAAGTCCATATtgcaattttaataaaaatgtagctTTTTTGTGCAGCCACAGGAAAAAAGCTCGAGGACCGTgaggaaatattcactgaatttgctaaaacatttttacagaattAGAGTTGCTGACTCTTTGAAAACTTATTTCACAGCATTAATTTTACAATCATGTAATTTTGTCTCACATATTACAACATATAGATGTTTTCTGCTTCTGCCACTGGGGCCAGTCTGTAAGAGGATATCAAATTTAAGCAACTCATCGCTGGTcaaattaaaaactattaatTTTCTGTGGTAAATGCTTCCTGTtatacattttgtgcatttctgttgttttttctttgtgttagactgtttccttttgttttaaCTGCAAATGTGTATGCTGCCATTCTCGCAACGTTTGCCTATTTCAAAAGAACTCTGGTTCCTGGTTAATTAAggatattaaagaaaaatattgacGATGAAtcacaaattaaatttaaaggaaattcagggaaataaatacaaatgaatacataaaatcAGGTATCAGTATCAATATTCAattaatttctatattttttttgttttaacaatAATTCAGTAAATTTATactgattgatttatttgttgCATTTTGCAAAGTAAGGAAAGTAATGTTTAAGTCAAGCCGGATGTGTCCTTAcacataaaacaatatatatgaaCCCAATCACCTGcttattaattaatcaaataaaacaactgaaaaagtTGAGTCGGTGTATCCCTAATTATTTACAAGTTGTTTGTTCAACACATGGAAACATAAATATCATATAATCAAATTTAGATtgttctatattatatatcattatattaatatattctattatttcatgttttagctgttttttatCACAGGAAAATTACTGCAACTGTGTTAAAGCTATTTTAACATTAATTTCACTGCTGCTGAAAGTTGTAGCATCTCCAGTTGTtgacatgtattttatttatttattatttatgttatatgTATGGACATGGTCATCTAGCACACCTGTGTAAGAGCAGCTTTGGTGCATCTGGATTTCActtctcttgttttctctgaacaaataataaagaataaaacatgAGAGATGTCACATGCAATGATGCCATATGCATGTGACgttattactgttttattttttaaatgattgctctttgtttttcagtgtgTACTCACAGTTGTACACACACATGGCTCCCACCCCTCTCCCTGTTCCCTTGATTATCAGCATCATGAAAGCACAAGATGGAGTCAGTCATGTGTGCAGTGCAGCTTTGATTAAAGAATTATTTTCCTCCTCTTGTATCACAATAATAGAGTGATAATAGATTCGGAACGAGGGATGTCCTCAAGATGACTTCAGGGAGGGTTTCTGTGTTTGGCTCAGACTCGTGGATCTTCATTTCTTGTCTTTGGCAAAGCCGAGTTGCCAGTCACCACCTTCCCTTTCAAACCAAACCAGAGACATTTTAATAAGATAATAAGGACGTCTGACGAGCGAGAAACAGGATGTGGACTTTCTGTGTACGTGATCGAAAGAGTCAGAGCTCGCAAGATGGCGGAAGGAAGGAGCGGATTTATGTataagaaaggaaaggaaggaggagaagTCTGCTCTTCACTAGACACCAAGATATgtctgcttcacacacacacacacacacacacacacacacacacacacacacacacacacacacaccaggcagCTTTAATGAAACTATAACTCTTCATTCCTGCACATTGGCTCTCATTTCATCATTTCACTTCCCTGCGTACACGTCTGTCTGAATCTGATAAACCAGCAGCTCGTTCACGTGTGAATTTAAAGACTTTTGCTCCAAAAACCCAGAAATTTCTGGGCTAAAATCCATCGGTAGATCTTAAAACCGATCAAAAGATGGTGAATGACTTATTctgtgttattttgtatttgtattttggtATTTATATAATTCAATCCCATGTTGTGTAGAAAGATTGCTTCTATTTCACCCTGACTTGAAGTGATCATTTTAAAGGCATCACAAACTGCGCTGTTGTCATCCATCTTTGTGAAATGAAGCCGTGTGTTTGGACCGTTTCTTTCTCTCCGACATGACTGCTTCTTGTTGCAAGATTCAGCAGCGAAGACAGGAGTTTGACATCTTTAGTTTTCAGCtgtcagaaaacaaaataactgaTCAGCTTATAATCGTATGATTCCAATTGATTGGAAAGTTTGGATTTCCAACCTGACAGCTGAGttttttaactctttggagtttttGAATCCTTCTCATTCTGCTTCCGCATTCATGTATATACCACTCAaataaatgtttaccatgccatgttggtataattCTCTCAGCACAACTttacctatatgacctgataactattttttcactttgacttattggatcaaaattttgaaccccaAACCCCCCCGAAAAACATCAAATCTGATCATGaaattttttctttaactttcaAACACAATCATACTcagtgaagaattttaaatgttagttACTAATATAAcatgtaagaggtaaaatgaggagaacttctagctctatatttttatactaaatatatttgaacttATCTCCGGTTtcacttggcctatcatcatcaaacagaaactggcatggagtttaaatCCAGAACTTTAGCTGCTTCATTTCTACATTGTGACGTCacgaagaagtcatgtgatttgatcTCATGTGTCCAATTTTTTTAACTgctggatgttttattttgaaattaatattttgtgtctcatcATACTAATGGATTTCTCAATCTGATTTCCTCCCTCAGGCTCAACACGAAAGGTCAAATCCCTCCGTGACCCGTCCGCCAAAATGTCCAAATCTGACCTGCAGGCGATGGCAACGATCGCCATCACAGACTCTCCCGATGAGATCGCCCTCAAGGTCCGCCGCGCTGTCACCGACTTAACCTCCGAGGTCACCTTCGACCCAGAGAAGCGGCCAGGCGTGTCCAACCTGGTGACGATCCATGCTGCCATGGCGATGATCAGCGTGGAGGAGGCGGTGTTACTGGCCAGAGGGCTGGACACTGGAGCCTATAAAAACCTGGTCGCGGAGGCGGTGATCCAGAGGCTGACGCCCATCAGGGAGGAGATCGAGAGGCTGCGGGCGGACCAAGCTCACCTGGAGGCGGTGCTGGATCAGGGGAACCGCAGGGCTCGAGAACTGGCGGGGCCGGTCCTCAGAGAGGTCCGACAGAGAGTTGGCTTCTGCTGAGAGGCTGAGCTCAGAACTTCACTGCAGCTGAGTTCAAGTTTTATTCCAACAATCTGTTTACATCTGCAAAATGTTTAAGCACGTAACTCATTTGATCGCAAAACGTGTTGAAAGCAAAGACTCAACGTCATGATCAGACTTCAGACTGATGGACAGACAAGCTTTTTgttatttgtccaaagaaattaATGTTGTTTATATCTTTGGACACTACCAAGCAAGAGAAAAAAgatgtccttttttatacatGTACTACACACTTGTTTTGAGGACATTGCATCTTATTTACTCATCTCATCTACTCAAGTTTTGGCTGTATGTGTTTGCCCAAATACAGCCCAGTCACCAGAAAAAGGTTTGTGCAAATCACAGATACGTTGACATTCATATTTGGCACCTTTTAGCGTCCGTATGAGCTGCCTCGTGCTTTTAACTATCTCCAATGTAAAATCCTCCAATGTTTAGACACTTGAAGCAGGAAATCTGGAAGTCAGGTGATGTGTTGAGTGTCAAACTCTCCTTGTCAGAAGAAGGTCGGTGTGGAGAGTGTTTTGTGTCCATTGAATTTTAAACTGAACTTAACGAACAAAGGTGatcattttaacccaaaccatgatcttgtCCTAAAACTTAACATGTACTTTTGTTGCATAACCTCACAAAGTTGCCTAGCTTTTGTTTTAATTCAACGTTAAGCACTTGTTTAAACTCGCCTCTGTGGAGCATCAAACGATGTTACCCAGGgctccaaaaagacaaaatactaGTATGAGAAGAGGTTGCACCAGTTCATAAACTTCTAAAAGTCAATGCTTCTGTGGTTTGCAGATAtgccaacattttatttttttgccggCAGGGTTGGTAAATAccacacatatttatttatattttttccagccTTCTTGTTCTCAGAGGTGAACTGATGTGCTGCCAGAATGaggattactttaaaaaaaaaaaaaactttgataaatcaaataaaatttgCATATTAAATAATATGGTCTTCAAATGTATGTTGAATTTAGGTCACAGGTGTTAAGAACTGATGTGGAatatgttaatgtttctgtttagcTCACTCAGGTGTTTGTGAATCTGGATTGAATTTATGAAATCTGGACTgacaagacataaaaaaaatcaagcaaatTTATGCAAATAAGATGGAAACCAGATTAATTATGGTTTAAAATCTGGACAAACACTTTTTCAGAGTTTCTTCCCATGAGTGTAAACAGGATAAACAGTAAGGCAATCCAGGccctccaaaaaaaagaaaaaaattaacaaacaatgaaggaaatatttaatattaaaaagccTTTATGCCAGGTgctaaatcataaaaaagcaaacataTTTCAACCACTGCAGCACTATTGTGGGTGTTTCTTATATTTTCGAGTGTTGCAAAGGTCAGACAGTTTAAAACTGGAGTGAAAATACACAAGTCTTGTGGTAGCAGAATAAGTCATGTATTAAAGTAttggcatcaaaatatactcaaACAGCATGTCCTGTCTGCTGATCTTCAGTCGCTGCAGGGAAACTCCTCTGCTCTGCAGCTTCAGGACGCGTTTCAAACCCCACGAGGAGTCGAAATGTGAACAAGTTCAGAGGTAAAGACTTCAATCTGAGCACTGATGTCACGGTGATGGAAGCGTGTGTGTGGTGGTAAACTGGGaaactgttgctgctgtttgctTATTCAACGGTTTTGTCTCTGTgcatattgaaaaataaaaaatatgaattcatgattttttgtacatttgcagctcagtgttttttttcattttttgataaaCTCAAACACTTCTTATTTTGTCCACATGAGCACCCTTACTtctaactttttgtttttgttttgtctttttgtttattatgaTTTTCAACATGTGGTTCAATACTGATTGATATTGGTTAGTGGCATTATCTACTcctaaaaatacaagaaaaacagaaccgagcataatgatgatgatgataacaaaattccaaaatgtataaataaagaggaaaagacataataataataatgataatattaattcaaaataaattaaaatagaaattcCCCCCAAAATGAAGAAAGTACaagatttaataataataataataataataaatgtagtaGGCTAATGACGGATATGTATTTTAAACATACCAATGTATTGATATTTATAGAAAATAACCAatatattatgatttatttgGAGAAACAAAGCAAATAAGCATTATCCACATGAAGGAATGATCTTTAGTTTCATAGCATCACGTTTGACTCTGAGATTTACAGTCAAATCAGAATAGAATATTTATTGATAATTGAATCAGGCTCCTTGGATCAAATCGTCCAATAGTCATTAGTCAGTGTCACCAAAAGCCACCCTTTTGGTGTTAaattattgatcattttaccTCCTTTCTtacctttttctcctttttcttaataaaatgcccccccccctccatccctccatccatccatccatccatccatccttccctcCTTTATTGCAGCTCTCACTGCTCAACCTCCTGCTGTTTTAACTCTGCTCTCTGCCATCACATCTCTCTAATTGAAAATGCACTTCTGTAGTACTTTAACAGTcctgcagggacacacacacacacacggaactGTGCTGGTGTTTACCTGGGAGCAGCGCTGTGTCCTCGCTCGGTTTATTTCCCTTTGGTcctgtttttctctcctgttCAGCTCACAAAGTatggatataaatatatagaacacacacacacacacacacacacgcacacactgcaGCAGGCTGTAAATCACCGCGAGCTGTTCGGACACATACGTGTGTGTGCGTTTCATGTGATACGAGTTAATGGGCAGCTTTAATATGAAAGCAACACCGTAACTGACCCGTTTAACGCGCAGAGCTAAAACCTTTAATAGAGTCCTAATACATGGATacagtgacagacagacaatgtaaaaaaaaaaaaaaaaaagaagaagaaaaaaaagagactttttACTCAAGTTAGACAGTGTTTATGCAGAGGAGTGAACAGGAAACTAGGCTATATTAAAACCTCTGAAGAGAAGACCGTTTATCCatcaaaacacatgaaataGCATTATGACTAGGCTAATTAATCAAATAGCATGTTACTGTTCTCATCGCACAATGCGATGCAGTGGTTAATTAGGAGGCAATAATACgcatttttatttgtgattttattgataattgtgtgtgtgtgtgtgtgtgtgtgtgtgtgtgtgtgtgtgtgtgtgtgtgtgtgtgtgtgtgtgtgtttgtttgtcaggaAGTTAGATAATATCTCTGTAATATTCCTCAGGGCCTGCAGCTGTGATGTCTCTTTAGCTGTTTCTTTGTAATTGTATAATTttattcaattgtattcatatTAATTGTGGCTCTTTTAACATTCTGGAGCTAAGaggtgtatgtatttatttgtcatttaatttaattaaatgttatttatttattttagcttcTGTAGCTGAGTGCTAGTTTCttagacattttatttcattgataTCAACGTGACGCTAGCCTGTAGGGCTGAGTGGCATatgtgtttctttaaatattGTGTTAATTTAAACTCTTGAGAGAAGTAaggaatgtttctgtttctctctctcttttttaatatattgatTTGCTCATTTTGACCCTAGAGCTGAtagatgtattttattattttatagtttcttttttatgtattttttttttttttttttttttttttttttttacattatttcattttattcaaatgtatttatttattttggggttCATTTATAAACAGCTGGCTGGCATAGATGTTTTTTCTCTAAATCATGATTATTAGCGCACAACGTGCGTTTTTATAACTTTCTCAGTTGGTTTTCTGGCAAAGAAAGGGGACACTTATTTCACCCATATCGGTTGCAGctgcatgttatttttttcatttgataaTAACATCATCATACTTGAGATTCATTGTATTATTCGTTCACGATCAGTGTGATATGGGCTGATCTGGAGAAGCTAAACGTTGTCTTTTtcgaattattatttttattcgaGTGTTTATTAAATTACCACCTTGAACTTTGTCTTCATAAACAATCCTTTGGTGTTCCAAGAAGCAAAACATCCACGGGGCAGATTTCTTCTTGTCAGTGCGCACAGTGAGGATCAATGCGTGCAAGGTCACACTgtttgtttcctgcttttatgtttgtttttgtccagAAACCCTGAAGGAAAGTACAAATATGTCCTCCTGCTTGTCACGTGTAAGGCTTCAAAGACTGAACTCCGACCTCTTGATTATGAACAACACACTTTCTAATTTAATGCACAATCTACGAATGTTAAAGCATCCGAATGCAGCAGATTTTGTATTTTACGCCTGAAAATGAGCGTCAGAATGGATGTTTGCTGTCCAGCGGCTGCTGCAGACGCTCTGCCCGCTATATTTAGAGTCCTGTACGGTGGACAGCGGTGCATGTGCCGGATTTGAAGGTGCTGAAACAGCCCGAGAAGCTGCTGTCAGTTTGGATGCTTTAGTGCACGCTTTATCCTCCAGGGTCACGCGGGGTCAAACGCTTTCTTCCACTAATTGAATATTAACGGCGCGTTTCCGCCCATTGACCGTGCACGTGGCCGTCTCCAAACAAAGTTTTCTGTGTTGTGTGTAAAACcgtaaaaccaaacaaaactgGCAACAAAATAAcgtgttaaatgttaaaatgactcAGACAAAGAGTTTGAAAGAAACCATTTGAATGCACTGATCTTTTATAGAATGTTCTATAAAATATTCTGGAGATATTTATCTGATGTAAAGTCTTTAGTTTGGGGTGAATGAAATGCCATCGGAGCTATTATTGGGATCCAAACTGCAAACAgttgattttagtttttactgcTCTTGTTTAACGAGTTTCCTCCCATGGATTTAAAACCCACCCTCCCGTACACGCACACAGACGCGCGCGCACGTGGGGTATTTAGTTgtttactttttgcacaaaaatcatcaaacaTCTCGTTAAAAAACACCCATCAACGACATGAAGTTGTGCTAATTCAgatcaaaaatgttttaatgttgtttgaAACTATTTTTT
This sequence is a window from Centropristis striata isolate RG_2023a ecotype Rhode Island chromosome 10, C.striata_1.0, whole genome shotgun sequence. Protein-coding genes within it:
- the wars2 gene encoding tryptophan--tRNA ligase, mitochondrial, encoding MALPVRTNIKHLFRFIQKFNSPKKCLCSAASTGHKPPGGGRVFSGIQPTGVPHLGNYLGALENWVALQNQYPSVLYSIVDLHSITQPQDPAQLRSNILDMAASLLACGIDPERAVLFQQSQVSEHTELSWILGCLTSMPRLRHLPQWKMKSKQKNEGSVGLYTYPVLQAADILLYKSTHVPVGEDQVQHLELAQHLARIFNNHYGELFPEPGALLSSTRKVKSLRDPSAKMSKSDLQAMATIAITDSPDEIALKVRRAVTDLTSEVTFDPEKRPGVSNLVTIHAAMAMISVEEAVLLARGLDTGAYKNLVAEAVIQRLTPIREEIERLRADQAHLEAVLDQGNRRARELAGPVLREVRQRVGFC